TAGATGCGATCGGCGTAAAAGGGTGGACTTCAGAGAAATTAGAAGAGCTCGGCAGAGAGATACATCGAGCTAAGATGAACTTCAAGTTCAGAGAAGGATTTAACCTCGATACCATTCGGATACCGAAACGGATCTTCGAAGTACCAACGCCACACGGACTCTTAAAGGAGGAGGAGCTCAGGAAAGCTCTTGCGATTTACAAGGAGCGAATCGGAAGCGGATAAATAAGTAATTTCATACACCTTTAAATTAGCAGGGATCTTAAGTGGCATAGCCGGGAGATAAAAGGAAACGAACCATGACTGATGCAGACTTAACCACGACCGAGAAGTGGGTTTTGCTGGCGCTGGCTAGTGAAAAAGGCCGCGTGTGGGAGCCACGAGCCTTAGCGGAGAAAACGGGCATACATGAGGATGCGGTAATGCAGGCGACCTTTATGCTCGCGCAGAGGGGACTTTGCGAGATCGAAGAGCGGAAGAAGGTCTGGTATCAGTTGACGGAAGAAGGCGAGAGATACGCGACTATAGGCATAGGCCTGCCAGAACGTCGAGGGCTTAACTTGTTACCATTACCTTTACCGGAGTTTAAGAACTCGTTTACCACGGAAACTGAGGCCAATATCGCGACAAATTGGCTGTTACGAAAAGGTTGGGCGCGATTCGAGGATAAAGAAGGCGAAAAGGTTCTAACGCCGACGGGGAACACGTCCTGGGGGGCTCAAGGGCATACCGTAGATGAATACATCTTGGACCTTCTGCGAGTTGCAGGAGAAAGAGAAGATAAAACGCTTTTCAACGAGGTACGGACAATTCCAGGGTTTGAGAGTGATACCGCAATACGGCGTTTTTTGGACGAGCTGGTAAAGAAGCGGAAACTGTTACTGCTGACTTCAGAAAGCGAGCGCAAAATCGCGATTACCGACGCGGGCCAGGGGCTCCTTTCCCGTGGCATCAGCGTGGAGGAGGAGATAGCGCAGCTTACTCCTGAGCTTATAAGAACCGGTTCGTGGAGAGGTCGCAAATTCAAGACGTACGACGTGAATCTCCCGTCACGAGAGGAGTTCCCGGCGAAGGTGCATCCGTACCAGCGTATTCTGGATATGATGCGGCGGATTTTCACGGAGATGGGCTTTGCGGAGATAAAAGGGGATCTTATCCAGAGCGCATTCTGGAATTTCGATGCGCTGTTCGTACCGCAGGACCATCCGGCGCGTGAGATGCAGGATACCTTTTATCTTGGTGTGCAGAAGCCCCTGGACGTGAGTGAGGCGGTTATACGGAATGTCAAGGAGATGCACGAGCATGGGGGCTCGTTACCGTCCACGGGATGGGGCGGCGAGTGGAAGAAGGAGTCAGGCGAGGAGCTGCTGCTGAGGACCCATACCACTGCGGTGACGTTGTGGTATCTGGCATCGCATCCTGAGCCGCCGGTGAAGGTATTCAGTATCGACCGCGTATATCGTCGTGAAACCCTTGATCCGACGCATCTTCCGGAATTCTACCAGTTGGAAGGGATTGTGATGGATAAGGGTGTCTCGTTCAGTAACTTGCTGGGGTTACTCGCGACCTTCTACAAGAAAATGGGGTTCCCGTCGATACGATTTCGCCCGGGTTATTTCCCGTATACCGAGCCGTCAGTGGAGGTGGAAGTATACATGCCGGAGCACGGCTGGTTAGAGCTGGGCGGTGCGGGCGTATTCAGGGAAGAGGTAACGAAACCGGTTGGCGTGGACTATCCCGTGTTAGCCTGGGGGCTCGGTGTCGAGCGACTCGCCATGCTGAGCCTGGGTGTATCGGACATACGGGACTTGTACCGGTCGGATATCGACTGGTTGCGGAAGACGAGGATCTTCAGGTAATAAGGGGCCAGACCCCTTTATCAATAAAACTTTCTTGTAGCAAATAAAGAAAGTTTATCTACGAAACTCTTATTCTGATCCTTCTCTTAGAGAAAAAAACTTCATCAAAGAACCTATAGTCTTACTTCTTGGTTCTTTTCTAAGGATTGTGCGCTTTCTTAGCACAGGTTCTTTCTCGTAGAAAGAAAGTGTTTAGACATCCAGCACCACGCGCGCGTGCCACACCTCGTTCTTCTTGACCTCCATCATGTTGTACGTCACGGCCTTGATAATGATGCCCGACTCGTGCTTCTCCGGATCGAACTGCCCGCCCCGACACATCCCTTTTATGCTAAACGCTGACTTGTTTACTTCTATGTCAAAGGAGCTCATAACGAGCGATTCCGACTCGAAGAGGAAGAGCAGCTCATCCAGCCAATCGAACATCAAGCTGTAGAGATCTTCTGCTTGTACCGTTATCACCCGTTCCTCCGTTGCTTCTATCGCATCGATATCGGTCATGAAGCTGTACATGGCGAGCGCGGCATTGGCAAAGAGCTCTTCTAACGTAACGCCGTACGCCTCGAAGCCCACGTCTGAGGGATGCTCGATATACCGATATTTGAGATCTTCTTCTCGTGTCATTTGCCTATTTTTTGAGGAATTAGCGCTAAGTTAATATTTCATTCTAGCTAAATTAAAGATAAGGTGACTTCAGCCCCACCTCATGGAAGATTGATCTACTTCACAGGTTCCCTTGTTACTTCGATGTCGAACGGTGCGAACTCGGAATATTTATATACTTGCGCGCCCTTTTGTAATAGCGATGACAGGTCTGTTGACGTTCGCCTCGGAGGGCGGAAGAGAAAGAGGCTTGCTTGCCCTGTTTATTCTGCATTCGCTCAATCGACAACCTAAATCAGGCTATGGAGTGCTCAAGGAGATCTCGGAGAAGACCGGAGGGGTATGGGTGCCGAGCAAGGGCACGCTCTATCCGATTCTGAAACAGTTAGAGGAGGAAGGACTGATACGAGTAGGCGAAATAGGTAAGCGCTCAAAGACCATTTTTGAACTTACACCGAGCGGAGAAGAAGCGTTACGTACCATAAAGGAGCATAAGAAAGAATCACGCGAGAAACATTTACAGTTTAAAAATCTGCTGATTGAGATCTTCGGTGAAGAGAATGTTACGGTGAAAGGGTTGTTTATCGAGATACGTGCAGCGATCGATGACTTAGCGCCTGACAAGAAAGAACAAGCAGTGAGGATTATCGAGCGGTGCCTTGCGGATTTAAAGAGTCTGGATTGAGTGAAAAACATGGTCGCGATAGAAGTGGAAAATCTGACGAAGAAGTTTAACGGCTTTGTTGCGGTAGACAACGTTTCGTTCAGCATAAAACGTGGCGAAATCTTCGGCTTGCTCGGGCCGAACGGAGCGGGAAAGACGACCACCATCTCGATGCTATCCACGTTATTACGGCCAACGTCCGGCTCTGCGCGGGTGAATGGTTTTGAGATCACGAAACATGAAGATGCTGTGCGAAAATCGATCGGTATTGTCTTTCAGGATCAGAGCTTGGACGAGGAGCTCACTGCGTATGAGAACATGGACTTTCACGGGCGACTGTATCGTATTCCGCGAAATGAGAGGCACCAAAAGATCGTGGAACTGTTGACGCTTGTTGAGCTGGATGAGCGTAAAAACAGCCTGGTAAAGACCTTTTCCGGCGGAATGAGGCGGCGTTTGGAGATAGCCCGGGGATTACTGCACGAACCAAAAGTGCTGTTCCTGGACGAGCCGACGCTGGGACTGGACCCGCAAACGAGAAACCATCTCTGGGAGTATATCGAGCGATTGAATACGGAGAAAGGCATTACGATCATTCTTACGACCCATTACATGGACGAAGCAGACCGGCTCTGTGATCGGGTGGCGATAATCGATAAGGGCAGGATCATAGCTGCGAACACACCGGAGAAGCTGAAAGAAGAGATTGGCGGCGACGTTATCACCATTAAATCGTCCGATCAAGACAAGCTGTATACGCAGCTTACAAAGCTAGCGTGGATTGAGCGCGTAGAGCCGCATGACGGCTTTGTTACCATCAGCTTGAGAAATGCGGAGAAGCACGTTGCGGAGCTTGTGCAGCTTTCCGCCACGAACGGCATCGATATTGAGTCGATTTCTATTCGTAAGCCGACGCTTGAAGACGTCTTTTTACACGTTACCGGCAGGACGATACGGGAAGAGGAAGCGAGCAGCAAGGATCAGATGCGGATAATGCATCGATTACACAGAGGTTAAGATAAAATGGACATTGTATACACGATCTGGTTACGGAACATGAAACGATACCTGCGCTCGAAGAGCAGGATCATTGGTAGTCTGGGCATGCCCCTGTTCTTCTTGCTCGTACTCGGCTTCGGGCTCAATTCCGTGGTGCGGATTCAGGGCTCAGGGCAGGGCTATATGGGCTTTATTGTCCCCGGTATCATCTCCATGAGCGTTCTTTTCACGTCCGTCTTTTCCGGTATCCAGATCATCTGGGACAAGCAGTTTGGATTTCTGAAAGAGACGTTAGTGGCGCCCGTCTCGCGATTGGAGATCATGTTCGGTCAGACACTGGGCGGCGCGACAACCGCGTTTATCCAGGGTTTCATCATACTCGTCCTGTCCTTGTTCATGGGCCTTAACGTTACCAGCGTCTCGGGCTTTTTGATTGCCGCGGTATTTATGGTGCTCATAGGGCTTTCGTTCACGGCGTTTGGCATCGCAATCGCGTCAAAGATGGAGGATATGCACGGCTTTCAGCTCATCATGAATTTCGTCATCTTTCCTATTTTCGGGCTGTCCGGCGCACTCTTCCCGATCGATAGCCTGCCCTCTTGGTTGCGGTCACTGACGTTGCTCGATCCCTTGACCTACGGTGTGGAAGGGATACGGTATGGGTTAGCGGGAACGTCGCAGGTGAATCCGTTCCTTGGTTTTGTCGTGATGGTGGGGTTTACCCTGTTTATGGTGGTCCTGGGCGCTGCGTTATTCAGGAAAATTAACGTGTAGCGAAAATTGATGGCTGCACCCATTTTTAACGACATTCTGATTTGGTAACGTACGCACGATGTGCGGATTTCCCGGTAAGCCTCGCGAAGCATGTGCGGGCGGACAGGAAGAAAGATCGCGAAGGCTGAAGACCTCCTGCGAGCAGGAGAGTAAATAAAACGTTAAATAGAGAGAAGGGAAAAATAAAAATACCCCTTTTTCATCTTTTTGATCAATTACCTACCACTGTTTCTTTCGATTTTCAAAGATATTTTAGCAGGAGGAAAAATCAGACTGATCTTTCCTACGGATTCCGTCGACTAAAATCTTTTTGGTCGATGCTTCTGGTAGCATTCCTGACAGTAAACAGGCCTAGTGCCATCCGGTTTAAATGGTACTTGACATTCTTCTCCGCAGTCCGCACACGTAACGGTGTGCATCTCTCGAGGTCCACGATCAAAACTCTGTCTTCTGCTGCCAAAATTCCTTGTTCTCTCCATGATAATATATACCTCCATATCCTAGTAGGCAGTGAGTAGTTAAATAGCTTTGATGCAAAAAGCCCGGGATACGTTTATTCTCACCGCTTCTTCCACAGCCCTTCAGATTCGTAGTGGCCGGTCGGTATGTGCTCTCGACCCTGCGTTTGGATTCGTCACTCACCCCCCTTTCTTACGTTTTTATCCGGTCATATGTACTACAGGGGCAGCTATAACTAAGCTGAGCGAACGAAAGAAGTGGCCATAGCAAGCTATACATACCACTATATTCACGAAAAAAGCGAAAGAACGCATGAAGAAAAGTTCTCATTAACCAGGAGCTATTCGTTAATGCATGAACGGCACGAAACGAGCGACTATCAAACCGGGGATGCGGGTCGCAATAGTACTGAAGAAGGATCAACGCTCCGGAAAGCGGACGGAAGGGATCGTTAAAGACATTCTGACAAATTCTGCAACACATCCGCACGGCATCAAAGTCCGGCTCGAATCAGGCGAGATCGGCCGAGTACAAGAGATTCTCACGGTATAGTATTTAAAGAGACGAAAAATAAGGGATGGAGTAAGAAATGAGTGAAAGTAAAATTACATTCACCTTCCCGGTCGGCTACCATGCGTTTCACAGGAAGAAATTAATTGATCTTCAACTGAATAGATGGTATGCCTATGGTTATACCCGGCTTAACGATATCCAGAAAGCCGCGGCAGAGATAAAGAAACTGGAGAATCATAAGCGTGCATTTACGAACTTAGCAGAAGCAGCAGAGGCGGAGCAGCGATTGATGAATGCTGCTTTTTATTACCGTGCCGCGGAATTTTTTGTGCCACCTTCAGATCCTGATAAAGAGGTCTTGTACGAGAAATTCGTTGATCTTTTTTTACACGGCGTTCGAAGCTGATGGAATAGAACGGTTCGGGGTGCCGTATGAAACGGGCTTTTTATCAGGGTTCCGGTTAGCCGCGCCATCTGCAACTGATAGTAAAGGAGCAATCCTCATTCACGGCGGCTTCGATTCCTTTATCGAGGAGTTTTACAGTGTCGCGCGGTATTTTAACGAGCGCGGCTACAAGGTGATCGCATTTGACGGCCCGGGTCAGGGCGCGGCACTGAAACGATACGGGCTGCCCTGGATTATGTATCGAATGGGAGAAACCGACGAGAGCTATTTTAGATCATTTCACGCTGGACAATGTGACGCTGCTGGGGATATCGATGGGCGGCTACCTGTGCCTGCGCGCTGCGGCGTTTGAGCCGCGGATACAACGCGTGATCGCATGGAGTGTCGTTTACGATTGGATGCAGGCGGTGAAAAAGTACGTCAAACGTGTAACCGAATGGTTCTTTAAACATTCGGGTGCGCTGGAGAAAGTCATCAACCTCAAGATGAAAGTCGACCCGTATCACCGGTACGTCG
This region of Methanomicrobia archaeon genomic DNA includes:
- a CDS encoding phenylalanine--tRNA ligase subunit alpha; its protein translation is MTDADLTTTEKWVLLALASEKGRVWEPRALAEKTGIHEDAVMQATFMLAQRGLCEIEERKKVWYQLTEEGERYATIGIGLPERRGLNLLPLPLPEFKNSFTTETEANIATNWLLRKGWARFEDKEGEKVLTPTGNTSWGAQGHTVDEYILDLLRVAGEREDKTLFNEVRTIPGFESDTAIRRFLDELVKKRKLLLLTSESERKIAITDAGQGLLSRGISVEEEIAQLTPELIRTGSWRGRKFKTYDVNLPSREEFPAKVHPYQRILDMMRRIFTEMGFAEIKGDLIQSAFWNFDALFVPQDHPAREMQDTFYLGVQKPLDVSEAVIRNVKEMHEHGGSLPSTGWGGEWKKESGEELLLRTHTTAVTLWYLASHPEPPVKVFSIDRVYRRETLDPTHLPEFYQLEGIVMDKGVSFSNLLGLLATFYKKMGFPSIRFRPGYFPYTEPSVEVEVYMPEHGWLELGGAGVFREEVTKPVGVDYPVLAWGLGVERLAMLSLGVSDIRDLYRSDIDWLRKTRIFR
- a CDS encoding archease, which produces MTREEDLKYRYIEHPSDVGFEAYGVTLEELFANAALAMYSFMTDIDAIEATEERVITVQAEDLYSLMFDWLDELLFLFESESLVMSSFDIEVNKSAFSIKGMCRGGQFDPEKHESGIIIKAVTYNMMEVKKNEVWHARVVLDV
- a CDS encoding PadR family transcriptional regulator, translated to MTGLLTFASEGGRERGLLALFILHSLNRQPKSGYGVLKEISEKTGGVWVPSKGTLYPILKQLEEEGLIRVGEIGKRSKTIFELTPSGEEALRTIKEHKKESREKHLQFKNLLIEIFGEENVTVKGLFIEIRAAIDDLAPDKKEQAVRIIERCLADLKSLD
- a CDS encoding ATP-binding cassette domain-containing protein: MVAIEVENLTKKFNGFVAVDNVSFSIKRGEIFGLLGPNGAGKTTTISMLSTLLRPTSGSARVNGFEITKHEDAVRKSIGIVFQDQSLDEELTAYENMDFHGRLYRIPRNERHQKIVELLTLVELDERKNSLVKTFSGGMRRRLEIARGLLHEPKVLFLDEPTLGLDPQTRNHLWEYIERLNTEKGITIILTTHYMDEADRLCDRVAIIDKGRIIAANTPEKLKEEIGGDVITIKSSDQDKLYTQLTKLAWIERVEPHDGFVTISLRNAEKHVAELVQLSATNGIDIESISIRKPTLEDVFLHVTGRTIREEEASSKDQMRIMHRLHRG
- a CDS encoding ABC transporter permease, with the translated sequence MDIVYTIWLRNMKRYLRSKSRIIGSLGMPLFFLLVLGFGLNSVVRIQGSGQGYMGFIVPGIISMSVLFTSVFSGIQIIWDKQFGFLKETLVAPVSRLEIMFGQTLGGATTAFIQGFIILVLSLFMGLNVTSVSGFLIAAVFMVLIGLSFTAFGIAIASKMEDMHGFQLIMNFVIFPIFGLSGALFPIDSLPSWLRSLTLLDPLTYGVEGIRYGLAGTSQVNPFLGFVVMVGFTLFMVVLGAALFRKINV
- a CDS encoding YwbE family protein yields the protein MNGTKRATIKPGMRVAIVLKKDQRSGKRTEGIVKDILTNSATHPHGIKVRLESGEIGRVQEILTV